Proteins from a genomic interval of Plasmodium reichenowi strain SY57 chromosome 11, whole genome shotgun sequence:
- a CDS encoding hypothetical protein (conserved Plasmodium protein, unknown function): MLSHSTKDPFRENFQKLMKKKKKPEQVRKYEQFRKKKKKKKKKKKNIHNITKYFIEPHKMLEKFKSIKKKKCFFILSLNIDNKKNEEKLRNSKNKIKFIYENFLEKDDQVIVKPSNKFLDTCNHGQIKPCSLKKCYNKDDIKVNFLNDMETQLKLNALHKNVKDNENIENKKRIEETEIEMLKNMSYKENNISTSIRKKENDYGSTNETSENFLIKNNYMIQNKNVHIKWIREKKEDDSFEKIDYMKSNNFALNNNKIKINFDKTKVKFVHLKCPTKKLVKTHNHKNIKEHIYLKDIFDLKNQKTKNILTNIIRRENKNEDINENEPNTFNKKNLNNTIKRKIIFSNIYKNYIINKYKSSNEFLKTNRFNSKGFIMNQFLNINSFTDNNTNAHHTNFEINENTNNIKDVKNVRNINTCNNNSNSNSNNTIRDIIKKKKLCHENEYNRNVINTNICDRKKIRTTYLNFLPKEKKGYLNSFLHDIYRLERMFKLRKKNKIFRKDRIVKLFVDNDNVYIKDFKIYQNEERYKNVLSNVKNIEIMKRDILSFPENPLHLYELENYKCKINTNIIYIPALKIENEDMNLFKYKNTWYELFFYNNQNNKDTLYNYQIIRLNFELMVSKIKDIVILDKNTQHFNYPYIYNAYLVPPIDIYQLDNSLRIQKITSDNAFINNGSWTFFRKKKRRNSYDINMRRNKYYIDNCSTIKAVKKNFHLHLKNDIDSSFFKLKENQNRNQNQNQYQYQNQNQYQYQNQYQNQYQYQNQYQNQYQYQNQYQNDLNNINNNTCNNNTDTLTIDKQNNDNYMNLFQNKKQNFFNLYNNTINKSNELYKNKVSIKLLPNYIFESSIHKKNSHEIIDNKNDVSIFYKQNKNISFYDDIIYDCSCIYMTFSNSKLEPVYPYISKNLFFLFEYYYNYLVNMIKHVKLYKIKYNSILPKGKYLSCSNKNIETNKNIFYNNKGKMIKNVKQGTENKFMYLKRNRALANIMYKHKFIQNATYAARNKRNFLKIPRKTQIHNFKIRDFLNFKLYNSIFDTIREKNRSKIKKELSKEEVQVPIFLWVIFGGKDMKSMDSLNMVYKVLRYATEIPPDEYQKYIRSLKKVQINKSTNGTLQKDFSINNMFRNVKQEKERTKYKYEHNDLTRQDVINKHITNQNVTHHPSQKFHNLPKNIFYDTNLYNTSTEIYKRIIKYYDNYKEKYKEYGPHNYHEFLEYYKNIRNNNYYDNMYVHTPNIKKSMQNMNTFERFDQEKNKKKCFKKYGRCVKFAQMNSNNKNNCVDNTLKRNESPRFIDKEKSSSEEMLDKIEHHLKEKNEEISEKLSEDISEGKKDRTIEDTCDKTHEETNNETDDEINKKTYNKIYDETYDIPSAQKNKGDSEWYDLYMEPSDNENSDVNTDDELFNFISYHMQGRNPSFEKKKKKNNNNNNNNWNKAKLNYTDIYGPVIYKKKKKNQNAEYAFLLLDYPAYNNSIGHPSPLTFKTSAISALKVAIKEIKEKNKNNNSISINIFGYSLGCSVTLQLVLDIAKSLYNDFFEDIKKVCYEGKEIEPIKEIKNEGNLYIKLNNNNNNNNNEKINEYVYDEKKILTFQDILGDQINCSSSSIMKEYILNRKRYNNEKNINEQDKKGDDFSDNILCPIKDNNDSEINMITKENTFDIYTNFDNVKEKNYNMEKKITINELLNKVRERKKRKEEILKEYLKITVDKVVLIAPFTNTQQLVKSVVNNSVLFLLSSFIMNKKCSYVHWDNMIVLKEFFKIINDFKKNKYLNDIFYNLQIDFIHGQKDTLVNYEMSMKLYYLTNKLIFKYSINNIKTFLHIFKDDCHSSVFNSEAENKILQIMFRPLKLHPFSTINIHKIHYNLYKDIYLLKTTYLRFIASASSKILNS; the protein is encoded by the coding sequence ATGCTCAGTCATTCTACAAAAGATCCATTTCGTGAAAATTTTCAAAAGCTcatgaaaaagaaaaaaaaacctGAACAAGTCAGGAAATATGAACAATTcaggaaaaaaaagaagaaaaaaaagaagaaaaaaaaaaatatacacaatataacaaaatacTTTATAGAACCACATAAAATGTTAGAGAAATTTAAAAGtataaagaagaaaaagtgtttctttattttatctctaaatatagataataaaaagaatgaagaaaagttgagaaattcaaaaaataaaataaaatttatatacgAAAATTTTCTAGAAAAAGATGATCAAGTAATAGTTAAACCTagtaataaatttttaGATACATGTAATCATGGACAAATAAAACCATgttctttaaaaaaatgttataataaGGATGATATAAAAGTAAATTTCTTAAATGATATGGAAACTCAATTAAAGCTAAATGCGTTGcataaaaatgtaaaagataatgaaaatatagaaaataaaaaacgTATAGAAGAAACAGAAATAGaaatgttaaaaaatatgtcttataaagaaaataatatatctacaagtataagaaaaaaagagaatGATTACGGTTCAACTAATGAAACGTctgaaaattttttaataaaaaacaattatatgatacaaaataaaaatgtcCATATCAAATGGataagagaaaaaaaagaagatgattcttttgaaaaaatagaTTATATGAAATCAAATAACTTTgcattaaataataataagataaaaataaattttgaCAAAACAAAAGTTAAATTTGTACATTTAAAATGTCCAACCAAAAAATTAGTAAAAACAcataatcataaaaatataaaagaacatatatacttaaaggatatttttgatttgaaaaatcaaaagacaaaaaatatattaacaaatattataagaagagaaaataaaaatgaagatataaatgaaaatgaacCAAACACTTTTAACAAGAAGAACTTAAATAATACTattaaaaggaaaattatcttttcaaatatttataaaaattatataataaataaatataaatctagtaatgaatttttaaaaacaaatcGCTTTAATTCGAAAGGATTTATTATGAACCAATTTCTTAACATAAATTCGTTCACagataataatacaaatgcACATCATACAAACTTTGAAATAAATGAGAacacaaataatataaaagatgttaaaaatgttagaaatataaatacatgtaataataatagtaatagtaatagtaataacACTATAAgagatattataaaaaaaaaaaaattatgccatgaaaatgaatataatagaaatgttataaatacaaatatttgtgatagaaaaaaaataagaacaACATATCTAAATTTTCTACCTAAGGAAAAGAAAGGATATTTGAATAGTTTTTTACATGATATATATCGTCTTGAAAGGATGTTTAAATTAcggaaaaaaaataaaatatttagaAAAGATAGAATAGTAAAATTATTTGTGGATAACgataatgtatatattaaagattttaaaatatatcaaaatgaagaaagatataaaaatgttttatcaaatgtaaagaatatagaaataatgaaaagaGATATTTTAAGTTTCCCAGAAAATCCattacatttatatgaacttgaaaattataaatgtaaaataaatacaaatattatatatatacctgcactaaaaatagaaaatgaagatatgaatctttttaaatacaaaaatacATGGTAtgaactttttttttataataatcaaaataataaagataccttatataattatcaaaTAATTCGTCTAAATTTTGAACTGATGGtttcaaaaataaaagatattgTTATTCTAGATAAGAATACTCAACATTTTAATTATCcgtatatttataatgcATATTTAGTACCACCTATAGATATATACCAGCTCGATAATTCCTTAAgaatacaaaaaataacaaGTGATAATGcctttataaataatggTTCTTGGACATTTTttcgaaaaaaaaaaagaagaaatagttatgatataaatatgagaagaaataaatattatatagatAATTGTTCTACAATCAAAGctgttaaaaaaaatttccATCTACATctaaaaaatgatatagattcatctttttttaaattaaaagaaaatcaAAATCGAAATCAAAATCAAAATCAATATCAATATCAAAATCAAAATCAATATCAATATCAAAATCAATATCAAAATCAATATCAATATCAAAATCAATATCAAAATCAATATCAATATCAAAATCAATATCAAAatgatttaaataatattaataataatacatgtAACAATAACACGGATACATTAACAATagataaacaaaataatgataattatatgaacttgtttcaaaataaaaaacaaaatttttttaatttatataataatacaattaataaatcaaatgaactatataaaaataaggtttccataaaattattgcccaattatatttttgaatcAAGTATACATAAAAAGAATTCACACGAAATAATAgacaataaaaatgatgtttctatattttataaacaaaataaaaatatttctttttatgatgatattatatatgattgttcatgtatatatatgacaTTTAGTAATAGTAAATTAGAACCCGTTTATCCTTATATTAGTAAGAACcttttctttctttttgaatattattataattatttagTAAATATGATTAAGCATGTTaagttatataaaataaagtaCAATTCTATTTTACCAAAAGgtaaatatttatcatgcagtaataaaaatatagaaactaataaaaacatattttataataataaaggtAAAATGATCAAAAATGTAAAGCAGGGTAcagaaaataaatttatgtATCTAAAAAGGAATCGTGCTTTGGcaaatattatgtataaacataaatttATACAGAATGCAACTTATGCAGCTAGGAATAAAAGAAACTTTCTTAAAATACCTAGGAAAACACAAAtacataattttaaaataagggattttttaaattttaaattgtATAATTCTATTTTTGATACAAtaagagaaaaaaatagaagcaaaataaaaaaggagCTATCCAAAGAAGAAGTACAGGTACCTATTTTTTTATGGGTTATTTTTGGAGGAAAAGATATGAAATCAATGGATTCTTTAAATATGGTCTATAAAGTATTGAGATATGCGACTGAAATCCCTCCAGATGaatatcaaaaatatataagaagCTTGAAAAAAgttcaaataaataaaagtacTAATGGGACATTACAAAAAGATTTTtctattaataatatgttcaGGAATGTAAAACAAGAAAAGGAAAGAAccaaatataaatatgaacataATGATTTGACAAGACAAGATGTAATAAACAAACATATAACAAATCAAAATGTAACACATCATCCTTCTCAAAAATTTCATAATTTaccaaaaaatatattttatgataCCAATTTGTATAATACATCTACAGAAATTTAcaaaagaattataaaatattatgataattataaggaaaaatataaagaatatgGCCCACATAATTATCACGAATTTCTTGAgtattataagaatatacgaaataataattactATGATAATATGTATGTTCATACACCTAATATTAAGAAAAGCATGCAAAATATGAATACTTTTGAAAGGTTCGatcaagaaaaaaataagaaaaaatgttttaaaaaatacgGAAGATGTGTCAAATTTGCACAGATGAATTcaaacaataaaaataattgtgtggataatacattaaaaagaaatgagAGCCCACGTTTTAttgataaagaaaaaagttCGTCCGAAGAAATGTTGGATAAAATAGAACACcatttaaaagaaaaaaatgaagaaatcAGTGAAAAATTAAGTGAAGATATAAGTGAAGGAAAAAAGGACAGAACGATTGAGGACACATGTGATAAGACACATGAAGAGACAAATAACGAAACAGACGAcgaaataaataaaaagacatacaataaaatatacgATGAAACATACGATATACCAAGTgcacaaaaaaataaaggaGATTCAGAATGGTACGATTTATACATGGAACCAAgtgataatgaaaatagCGATGTAAACACAGATGATGAACTCTTCAATTTTATATCTTATCATATGCAAGGAAGAAATCCGtcttttgaaaaaaaaaaaaaaaaaaataataataataataataataattggAATAAGGcaaaattaaattatacagatatatatggacctgttatatataaaaagaaaaagaaaaatcaAAATGCTGAATATGCTTTTTTATTGTTAGATTACCCtgcatataataatagtataGGTCACCCATCTCCTTTAACATTCAAAACGAGTGCTATATCAGCTTTAAAAGTTGCCATAAAAGAAATCAAggaaaagaataaaaacaataatagtatatcaataaatatatttggTTATTCTTTAGGTTGTTCTGTTACTTTACAGTTAGTTTTAGATATTGCTAAAAGTTTGTATAACGACTTTTTTGAAGACATTAAAAAAGTTTGTTATGAAGGAAAAGAAATCGAGCCAATTAAAGAGATAAAGAATGAAGgtaatttatatataaaattaaataataataataataataataataatgaaaaaataaatgaatatgtgtatgatgaaaagaaaatattgaCATTTCAAGATATATTAGGTGACCAGATCAATTGTTCCTCTTCTAGTATTATgaaagaatatatattaaatcgtaaaagatataataatgaaaaaaacataaatgAACAAGATAAAAAAGGAGATGATTTTTctgataatattttatgtcctataaaggataataatgattctgaaataaatatgattaCAAAGGAAAATACGTTTGACATTTATACAAATTTTGATAAtgtaaaagaaaagaattataatatggaaaaaaaaattacaataaatgaattattaaataaagtaagagaaagaaagaaaagaaaagaagaaatattaaaagaatatttaaaaattacTGTTGACAAAGTTGTGTTGATTGCTCCATTTACTAATACACAACAACTAGTAAAAAGTGTTGTTAATAATAGTGTcctatttttattaagCTCCTTTATTATGAACAAAAAATGTTCTTATGTTCATTGGGACAATATGATCGtattaaaagaattttttaaaattattaatgattttaaaaagaataaatatttaaatgatattttttataatttacaaATTGATTTTATACATGGGCAAAAAGATACTCTTGTAAATTATGAAATGAGtatgaaattatattatttaacaaataaactcatttttaaatattctaTAAACAATATCAAAACTTTcttacatatttttaaagatGATTGTCATTCTTCGGTTTTTAATTCTGAAGcagaaaataaaattttacaAATCATGTTTAGACCATTGAAATTACACCCTTTTAGTACAATCAACATACACAAAATTCATTATAATCTTTACAaagatatttatttgttaaaGACAACCTATTTAAGATTTATAGCTAGCGCTAGCtcaaaaattttaaatagctag